The DNA region TCAGCCGACGACGCGTTCCGAGACATTCTCAAGGCCCTGGGCCGATCTGAGGCGGCTTGAGAGAACTTTATCTCTCGCCTTCTGCCCGTCGAGACCTATCGGAAATCGCGGAGTACATCGCGAACGCGGCGGGACCGACGATTGCCGGCGAGATGATCGTGCGAATCCGCGAGAAGTGCCGACTTCTCGCCGACACGGTGGGAGAAATTGGAGTCTTGCGTCCTGACATCCGTGCAGGAGTTCGTAGTTTTTCCGTGCCCCCTCACGTCCTCTTTTTTCGGTACACGGGGCACGAAGTAGAAATCGTACGAATCCTCCACGAACGGCGCGATGTCGAGAGCACCCTTCTTGAATGAACGTTGCA from Gemmatimonadota bacterium includes:
- a CDS encoding type II toxin-antitoxin system RelE/ParE family toxin, whose protein sequence is MRELYLSPSARRDLSEIAEYIANAAGPTIAGEMIVRIREKCRLLADTVGEIGVLRPDIRAGVRSFSVPPHVLFFRYTGHEVEIVRILHERRDVESTLLE